CATCATTCCaagcatccttttttttagtgCTTGTGGTCGTGGTCGCGGCTGTTGCAGCACGCGCCCTGCATAGCCGCTCTCGCAAGCTTAGCACGGGTAGCAGGACGAGCAGCGGGCAGCAAGTCTCGGCCCAGCAGGTCAGGCAGGGGAGCAGCATCACGGGCCTCGGCAGAGCCCTCGTCACGCTTGGCAATGTTGGCGCTGTAGACCATGTTGAGCCAGTTGCCCAGGCGGTAACCGGCCTTGGCGATCTGCAGCTCGACGGTGCCAATCACAGAGTTGTAGTAGGTAGGGTAGAGGTCGCCTTGCTGCAAGGCAGCGGCACCGTTGGGCATGACGACGGTGCAGACGTAGGCGTTTGCGTCGCTGGCCCAGCGGGTGGCAGTGGTGATGACATCGTTgatgtcgtcgccgtcgaTCCAGCTGGCGGCCTGAGACTCGTAAGCGCCAGAGGTGATGTCGCCGATCAGGGTGTTGGCCCAGGTCTGGGCGTCAGCCAGGGAGTCGCCTCCAATAAGAGTCTCGGGGATGTAAGTGTCCCAGTCGGCGTGGAGGTTGTCGCTGTAGCCCTGGTAGGTGACTTTGATGTCGTTTCCACCAACTTCATAGGCCTCGTCGTGAAGGGGCTGGGTCAGATCGCCAACAAAGTGGACGAGGAACTTGAGAGCCTGCTGGACGTTGGCCGCGGAGAGACGTCCGTCTCCAACGCGCTGGGTGTAGTTGGCCATGGCCGAGATGGAGCAGCCAGAGCTGCCGCAGTCACGGTCATAGTCGACGTTGCATGAGCTGGGAGGGTTGTCCTCAGCGTCAATGAAGTGGAAGGGAGCAGACCATTTACCGGCAGTGGTTGCTCGGTAGTCATCAGCCCATGAGGCGATGTTGGCCAGGTATGAGCTGGAGGAGTCATCAAGGACGCCCTGAGCCCTGTTTATTTGTCTGTTAGCAAATCATGGCCATAGTCACAACGGTAgagtctcttctcttctctcaacTGCTCTAGATCATAACGCTTACCATGAGGCCGTAGCAGAGTTGAGATAGTGCTGGGCAATGTAGGCAACAGTTGCGTGGCCCAAAACACCCCAGGCCTGAGCACCCTGGACTGAGGCGAGAGCCGTCAAAGCGaccttggagatggagggcaTTTTGAAGACTAAGAGTTGCAGATCTTGTTCACTGACGCCTTGGTAGAATCAACAGCGATAACAGCAGAAAAGGATCTGCATCATAAACAGCCACCAACTCCAGCTTTATATAACCGCTTCCCCAGAATtacagcttcatcttcagccgGCCCGCAACTCGCCGCattgcgatgcgatgcgatatACAATGCGATGCTAGCTTTGGATCTTTGTCTCCCTCTTTCCACTTCGAAGCCGTATCAGATGCCTTATCTCGACCACGATCTGCGTCTAAACCCAGACCCTGAACCGTAAGAGGCTGATCTAATCTTCACGAGCCCTTCTCCCCCGCGGCCAGCTTGCCCGTTTCAGCAGGTCAACGGCACCGGCATTGGAGCCAACCGGCGATTCGGCATCGGATGGTGGAGCAGCGTGAAAGCGCATGTGCCATCTTGTTAGTGTGATAGGAGGGAAAGAGACAGTGTTGACGAGCGTTGCGGGACTTTTTGCTGGCGATTGATTGTGCTGCCGGATTTGGCGTCGGTCTGGGAGGGTTTGTCTGCTTAAGTATAGGCGAACCGGCACTAGCAAATTTTTAAGAACTGTAGGCGAGGGCAAggtgggagaaaaaaagcttgTTTCCCGGGCAATTTTGAGATCTGGACTGGATCAGCGTCGATGGAAGATGCAACAGGGACAGGGCTGAtggttaatatagcattcgGGCACTGGAAGATGGGCAGATGAGAAAGGATGATGGACCTATGGAAAGTCAGTTTCCGAGCGCGTGTTATCGCCGTCTCTAGTTTATGGAGTTGTCTTCTACACACCTTGCTTATCGAATGGGGGGATTTGCAAGCGAGCTAGATGGTTTGGAGATGCCTATAGTAGAATAACCACTTTGCCGCTCACATGTAAGTGGGTGGTGTCTTAATAAAATCCGGGCATCCTGTACGAGCAGCAAGGCCCGTTATTGCCATCCAGTGTTGAAGATAACACGCCTGGATTGTTTTGCTTTAAGCAGATACATGCACAcacttttgttttcctctaCATAGAAGCAGCTGCCTGTGCTATTCTCTTGATTATTCGTTGGTGTTTTCCCATTCATCGGACCTTATACGGCTCGGGCCGAGCCAGCCTCTGATCCTGAAACCTGTCTGGCCAACACGCAGTTGAGGAGCTGGGGAATAGGAGGATGTCCAGATAGCGATTCAGTTATAAACTAACCTTCCGAGACTAATCCAACCATATCAGTACTCTTATAGATTATTTCATCCGCACATGAGCTAGATTCAGCCCTCCTTCTGTTTTCTCGCAGCGAAACGGCACGCTTTTGCCGCTCTGGTCCATTTTTGCCCCTCTTTGATGAGAGCCGTCTATTTGCCCTGGAGCATGCGAAGAACCTCCACTCACGTTATGCCTCGCAGATGCTGCGTAATCAACGGTCCTGATGAAAATCCGTCTCTTGAAGCTTCGGCATCGGGTCTCAATTGGGCCACTTTGGCGATGTAACCCCCCTGCATATTTTCTCGGCCTCTCACAGCACGCCATTCGCCCCGCCAAAGCCATGGGGGTCCCCTCTCTCAGCTTTAGGACCAAAGGCCCTCAGACTAGCCCCCTTTTCCCATGTTTCCTTTCCAGCCCGTAGGCTATTATAGATTGCAAGACCACGAAAAAGAGAGGCCACTCTACGGATAACAAGTAAGgcgtaaaaaaataatatttttagtgcTACCGCTGCTCGCTATCCTCCGTATTAACAGCCAATGTAGATGTCCAACAAAATAACCGATGCTCGCCTGGAATGGCTGGAAGACACAAGACGGCGAAAGAGTATGCTCATCAAAAAgcttgaggaggaggagaagaaaatgatggGTGAAAAGGGCGCATCCGCGGACGCCGCGGCAGAACCGACGCCGCAGCAAGATTCTGAGGGCCAGCTGCCAGACGCGCTCGAAAAGTACCAATTGAACATTGACCGGTATAAAGAGGAGCTGCTCGCGATTGAAAAGGAATTTGAGTCCTGGCAGGAAATGGGATTTAGCCTGCCTGCTTCGAAAGGCGTGGAGACGGACGCCAGCACATAAGTTCCCGTGGAGCAAATCACGCGTTCTCGCATCTTTCTCTATACATATTTGCTGGCTTGGCGGGTAAATCTTTTTGCCTGCGCTTTATAACGCATATCATGAATTATATAACGACATGATGATCAATGCTAGATGAATcgcatttttcttctttaattgAACATGCAATTGGGATCAGATGACTAAGACGCTCCCAGCAAGTAGACACGCGGTTGTGAAGATGTATCCTCCCTCTGATTTTATGGGCAATGTCTGATGACGCTGGTTATTTCAGGCGGATAGAACATCGAGAATGGATAAGATAATGCCCCTGAGTACATTGTTCACGCAAGCTCCTTCTTGGATGACCTGTTCAATCCGCTCGAGACATCCGGCTGCAGTCTGAAAGACAGACTTGATGGCATCCGAGGTGAAAAGATCCAGGCCTACCGTGTATAATTCGGCCACATAGTCTTTGCATTCGAGACTACAGAAGCCATTGGCAATATAGCACTGCGCGTGTGACCCAAACGCCGCATCATGGACGCTCTGGCACGTGGCATTGCAAGCTGAAACCACTGGAACGAGTGTTTTCTGCAGGCAGTTCATGGTGCCCCATATAAACTGCTGGCCATTTTCGgaaaagagattgagattcTGATCGAACTTTTCGCAGTTCTTCAATCCGTAGTTGATGGCGTATGAATTGGGGTCACCAGAGCAGGGCACGGAGTCTTCGACACAAGTCTGGTAAAAGTCGCACTGGTGAGGAGGCGGCACTTGGCACGAACTTGCGCACATTGGATAGCCGGGACACGAGTTGCAGTCGCCGCACGTTGAGCATCCATTGTCTACCGCAGCCTGGAGGAATGACTTTGAGACATTCACAATAGAAGTCGGAGTCCCAAAGCGaagcgagaagctgctcacAAACGGATATCCTTGGGTGTCGGCAGCGATGATTCCTAGCAGAGCTGTGCCGTCACCGAGGCCGTTGGGGAACGCAATATCTGAGGCGGACGCTTGAAAATCGCTATACTCTTCGCCATTGACGAATACAAACACTTTGTCGGCGTCGAGGCTTGAGCATGAAATGACGGCTTTGAACCGAGTTCCTGGGGCGTTGACCTCTTCGGTTGAGGCGCCCTCTA
The Trichoderma asperellum chromosome 7, complete sequence DNA segment above includes these coding regions:
- a CDS encoding uncharacterized protein (EggNog:ENOG41~SECRETED:SignalP(1-20)), which encodes MPSISKVALTALASVQGAQAWGVLGHATVAYIAQHYLNSATASWAQGVLDDSSSSYLANIASWADDYRATTAGKWSAPFHFIDAEDNPPSSCNVDYDRDCGSSGCSISAMANYTQRVGDGRLSAANVQQALKFLVHFVGDLTQPLHDEAYEVGGNDIKVTYQGYSDNLHADWDTYIPETLIGGDSLADAQTWANTLIGDITSGAYESQAASWIDGDDINDVITTATRWASDANAYVCTVVMPNGAAALQQGDLYPTYYNSVIGTVELQIAKAGYRLGNWLNMVYSANIAKRDEGSAEARDAAPLPDLLGRDLLPAARPATRAKLARAAMQGACCNSRDHDHKH
- a CDS encoding uncharacterized protein (EggNog:ENOG41), with the protein product MSNKITDARLEWLEDTRRRKSMLIKKLEEEEKKMMGEKGASADAAAEPTPQQDSEGQLPDALEKYQLNIDRYKEELLAIEKEFESWQEMGFSLPASKGVETDAST
- a CDS encoding uncharacterized protein (EggNog:ENOG41), whose protein sequence is MKPLYHIAAVGFTIIQLCRADGSVSKRGSTLPPKPPCEPGFTLEGASTEEVNAPGTRFKAVISCSSLDADKVFVFVNGEEYSDFQASASDIAFPNGLGDGTALLGIIAADTQGYPFVSSFSLRFGTPTSIVNVSKSFLQAAVDNGCSTCGDCNSCPGYPMCASSCQVPPPHQCDFYQTCVEDSVPCSGDPNSYAINYGLKNCEKFDQNLNLFSENGQQFIWGTMNCLQKTLVPVVSACNATCQSVHDAAFGSHAQCYIANGFCSLECKDYVAELYTVGLDLFTSDAIKSVFQTAAGCLERIEQVIQEGACVNNVLRGIILSILDVLSA